A stretch of the Malus sylvestris chromosome 10, drMalSylv7.2, whole genome shotgun sequence genome encodes the following:
- the LOC126585734 gene encoding uncharacterized protein LOC126585734: protein MEQNMPVAEDERVHPCSSSPMSEHWNIEEGNKLSPFTLGQKLGFHELFSLKVWRASLAELVGTAVLVFAIDTIVISSYETKTTVPNLIMAILISITVAILLLATNPISGGHINPVVTLSAALLGLISLSRAVVYIFSQCVGAVLGALALKAVVDNSIEGTFSLGGCTLSVIAPGPQGPIIMGIETTQALWLEIICTFVFLFASIWIAFDHRQAHALGRVVVFSIVGIVAGLLVFISTTVTAAKGYAGVGMNPARCFGPALIRGGRLWNGHWVFWVGPIVACVTFYSYIKIIPRQGFKYDTFNIVKTLSK, encoded by the exons ATGGAGCAAAATATGCCAGTTGCAGAAGATGAGAGAGTTCATCCCTGTTCTTCCTCACCAAT GTCAGAGCACTGGAATATAGAAGAAGGGAATAAGCTCAGTCCTTTCACTTTGGGTCAAAAGTTGGGCTTCCACGAGTTATTTTCTTTGAAG GTTTGGAGAGCATCACTGGCAGAGCTAGTTGGCACGGCAGTGCTTGTTTTTGCTATAGACACAATAGTGATCTCCTCCTATGAGACCAAAACCACCGTACCAAACCTCATCATGGCAATCCTCATTTCCATCACAGTCGCAATTCTTCTCCTCGCCACCAATCCCATTTCCGGTGGTCACATCAACCCCGTTGTAACCTTATCCGCGGCACTTCTCGGCCTCATCTCCCTCTCACGCGCTGTCGTCTACATCTTTAGCCAATGCGTCGGGGCGGTACTAGGTGCCCTAGCACTCAAGGCAGTGGTAGACAACAGCATTGAAGGAACATTTTCACTTGGAGGTTGCACCCTCAGTGTCATTGCCCCAGGCCCACAAGGGCCGATCATAATGGGCATTGAGACCACCCAAGCCCTTTGGCTTGAGATAATTTGCACGTTTGTGTTTCTCTTTGCTTCAATTTGGATAGCATTTGACCACCGCCAAGCCCATGCTTTGGGCCGAGTTGTAGTCTTCTCTATCGTCGGGATAGTTGCGGGCCTCCTTGTTTTTATCTCAACCACCGTTACCGCCGCAAAGGGGTATGCCGGAGTAGGGATGAACCCTGCTAGATGTTTCGGCCCCGCACTTATTCGCGGAGGCCGCCTCTGGAACGGGCATTGGGTATTTTGGGTTGGTCCCATTGTTGCTTGCGTGACATTTTATTCGTACATTAAGATCATTCCACGCCAAGGCTTCAAGTATGATACTTTCAACATTGTGAAAACGCTTTCTAAGTAA